One Nitrososphaerota archaeon DNA window includes the following coding sequences:
- a CDS encoding HAD family hydrolase yields MAKVAAVFDIDGTLVTFKFDVAGTRKALISELASRGFDTDGLGMKTPTQQIVDHARSQVGSGKNPNEFLELRKELYSILDGFELESAGAASIFPETRGTLDRLLSNGVRLAVLTNSGKKAASELLKRCGISDRFEFVLTRDDVDAMKPSPEGLQKAVSLLGIPARDVYYVGDSLYDVSAGKRAGVKVVAVATGNFSEAALKDEGADYVISSISALAGVLGA; encoded by the coding sequence GTGGCCAAGGTCGCGGCTGTCTTCGACATAGACGGAACTCTTGTCACATTCAAGTTCGATGTTGCCGGCACCCGGAAGGCTCTCATCTCGGAGCTTGCCAGTCGAGGGTTCGACACCGATGGGCTTGGAATGAAGACGCCCACCCAGCAGATAGTAGACCATGCGAGGTCTCAGGTGGGGTCGGGGAAGAACCCCAATGAATTCCTTGAGCTGCGGAAGGAGCTCTACTCGATCCTAGACGGGTTCGAACTTGAAAGCGCGGGTGCGGCATCCATCTTCCCCGAGACCCGCGGCACCCTCGACCGCCTGCTTTCGAACGGGGTCCGCCTCGCCGTCCTGACCAATAGTGGGAAGAAGGCGGCCTCCGAGCTGCTCAAGAGGTGCGGCATCTCGGACCGCTTCGAGTTCGTCCTCACTCGAGACGATGTCGACGCCATGAAGCCCAGTCCCGAAGGATTGCAGAAGGCGGTCTCCCTCTTGGGGATCCCGGCCCGTGATGTCTACTACGTCGGAGACAGCCTATACGACGTGTCGGCAGGGAAGAGGGCCGGGGTCAAGGTGGTGGCCGTGGCCACGGGGAACTTCAGCGAGGCTGCGCTCAAGGACGAGGGTGCCGATTATGTGATCTCCTCCATCTCTGCGCTGGCAGGCGTCCTGGGCGCATAG